One part of the Aspergillus luchuensis IFO 4308 DNA, chromosome 5, nearly complete sequence genome encodes these proteins:
- a CDS encoding uncharacterized protein (COG:S;~EggNog:ENOG410PM7R;~InterPro:IPR021264;~PFAM:PF11001), whose amino-acid sequence MVFNSPLPRTGLGKRPSSAMKGDGIGWETAPTMLPPPRTSINLPYAHYALIYLDHMGRLRVSESPSIRDNHATIFTSEVRENFLEILGARVGYQKPLLQSINPAALSYDRSDDASCHRHGKRRRLHVESPVPVTQNPRSEFPSSPSGAAVNRIALEVGDTDRLEQYYTISLRHFQQVNCRVVAKAFIKFIEPRKQVRHPYNGGRPKPGAPPGTKGDPEKTKPEWWPAGVVHREPDHLKKEERVDLLVHIVRKLGRIGVTADKLLEIAFDCRRQLKEQEKFTIIEEIFKVRKMEERYERGEIDASTLVYVMDREAHPKGDKDADSVAGPEAKTEPEEPAEAEEEVTTPTPSVEEIEATFIKEPSDLPVPQTMPLREGKEPIFPLPGSYNYGEPARQDQTFFTSSGDYSGNYSNAIIEDPANQGLITPIEEAASFEYLTQAPFPDASTAEHHAAAAVPMQHSVSQYDHWAPSFREELYSPLEYGAAAGHGLPEPRMHYPLGYAAHPEEIHGMPDFTRDQHGYMEPMSSRGPLFRTGSLSHPHFTHSHQC is encoded by the exons ATGGTATTCAactctcctcttccgaggACAGGGCTTGGGAAAAGACCCTCGTCCGCCATGAAAGGCGACGGTATTGGATGGGAGACTGCTCCG ACCATGCTACCCCCTCCGCGTACATCGATCAATTTGCCCTACGCACACTATGCTTTGATATACTTGGACCACATGGGTAGGCTCCGCGTGTCGGAGTCGCCATCGATCCGTGACAATCACGCCACTATCTTCACGTCCGAAGTGCGAGAAAACTTCCTGGAAATTCTTGGAGCAAGAGTCGGATATCAGAAGCCTCTACTCCAAA GCATCAACCCCGCTGCACTGAGCTATGACCGCTCCGACGATGCCTCTTGCCACCGCCATGGTAAGAGACGTAGACTCCACGTGGAAAGTCCCGTTCCAGTTACGCAGAACCCTCGCTCCGAATTCCCAAGTTCACCGTCTGGCGCTGCAGTAAACCGGATCGCGCTTGAAGTCGGTGATACCGATCGATTGGAACAGTACTACACGATCTCTCTGAGACACTTCCAGCAAGTCAACTGCCGCGTTGTTGCAAAGGCATTCATCAAGTTCATCGAGCCGCGCAAGCAAGTAAGGCATCCCTATAACGGAGGCAGGCCTAAGCCCGGAGCCCCCCCTGGCACCAAAGGTGACCCAGAGAAGACGAAGCCTGAGTGGTGGCCGGCTGGTGTAGTGCATAGGGAGCCAGATCatctgaagaaggagg AGAGAGTTGACCTGTTGGTCCATATCGTGCGCAAGCTTGGTCGCATTGGAGTCACAGCCGATAAGCTGCTAGAAATCGCATTCGACTGTAGAAGACAGCTCAAGGAACAGGAGAAATTCACGATTATTGAGGAAATTTTCAAGGTACGCAAAATGGAGGAAAGATACGAACGAGGTGAAATTG ATGCTTCAACCCTCGTATACGTGATGGATCGTGAAGCACACCCTAAGGGTGACAAGGACGCTGACTCCGTCGCTGGACCCGAGGCAAAGACTGAGCCAGAGGAGCCAgcagaggcggaggaagaggtcaCGACCCCGACTCCTTCAGTTGAGGAAATCGAAGCGACATTCATCAAGGAACCCAGCGACTTGCCAGTGCCTCAAACTATGCCTCTAAGAGAGGGCAAAGAGCCGATTTTCCCTTTGCCGGGGTCTTACAATTATGGAGAGCCAGCGAGACAGGATCAAACATTCTTCACGTCATCGGGTGACTACTCCGGTAACTATTCCAACGCGATTATTGAGGATCCTGCCAATCAAGGATTAATAACACCTATCGAAGAGGCTGCCTCGTTCGAATACCTGACACAGGCTCCTTTCCCGGACGCCAGTACTGCTGAGCACcacgcagcagcagcagtgccaATGCAGCACTCCGTCAGCCAATATGACCACTGGGCTCCATCCTTCAGGGAGGAGCTGTATAGCCCTCTGGAATATGGAGCTGCCGCCGGCCATGGCCTCCCAGAGCCTCGTATGCACTATCCGTTGGGATATGCTGCCCACCCTGAGGAGATACATGGCATGCCCGATTTTACTCGCGATCAGCATGGGTATATGGAGCCGATGAGCTCGAGAGGACCCCTATTCCGTACGGGTTCTCTGAGTCATCCACACTTCACTCATTCTCACCAATGCTGA